In the genome of Panthera uncia isolate 11264 chromosome B3 unlocalized genomic scaffold, Puncia_PCG_1.0 HiC_scaffold_1, whole genome shotgun sequence, one region contains:
- the BAHD1 gene encoding bromo adjacent homology domain-containing 1 protein isoform X1, with the protein MTHTRRKSLPMLSSGPTGRREPLQMEGSNMEQGAESVEAGMPESPGHLTGRRKNYPLRKRPLVPEKPKACKVLLTRLENVAGPRSADEADELPPDLPKPPSPAPSSEDTALAQPRKRRLASLNAEALNNLLLEREDAGSLAGTRRSRGGDPHRSRDRDRASGGWSSSKKRPRLEDLGGGSRDLSPEPAPEEGARRDGDPAPKRLASLNAAAFLKLSQERELPLRPPRAHPEADGRSTEPPALRVPRPKWAKVNGKNYPKARQGLGSGEAVGPPGWQKHPEEPWPSATPRGPASQPPYQPLSKALESPLGLRPHLPLLMGGQAALKPEPGRPGEESPAPKQELHQPSFPTPQLSPLPMPGNPAHYSGLCGRPELPALGSFYLYCSQDGLQCGGYSPCPMLPEGKLSPVAAPNEGLLLAPSSVPAGTPFQHPPWGSRYCFSEDTGVNGYSICEMLPPSLTHIGTTCGGCPYKMPFAAEGCRSLGQLEFPLPEAGHPASPAHPLLGCPVPSVPPAAEPVPHLQTPTSEPQTVARACPQSAKPPSGSKSGLRTGSSCRHTARSKAACRPSHPKQPRVQRPRPRRRRRRRTNGWVPVGAACEKAVYVLDEPEPAIRKSYQAVERHGETIRVRDTVLLKSGPRKTSTPYVAKISALWENPESGELMMSLLWYYRPEHLQGGRSPSMHEPLQNEVFASRHQDQNSVACIEEKCYVLTFAEYCRFCAMAKRRGEGLPSRKTALVPPSADYSTPPHRTVPEDTDPELVFLCRHVYDFRHGRILKNPQ; encoded by the exons ATGACACACACGCGGAGGAAGTCCCTTCCCATGCTGAGTTCGGGCCCCACTGGCCGCCGGGAGCCCCTGCAGATGGAAGGCAGCAATAtggagcagggggcagagagtgTGGAAGCAGGCATGCCCGAGAGCCCAGGGCACCTCACAGGGCGCCGCAAGAACTACCCACTTCGTAAGCGCCCATTAGTTCCTGAGAAGCCTAAGGCCTGCAAAGTGCTGTTGACCCGCCTGGAGAATGTGGCTGGTCCACGGAGTGCAGATGAGGCTGATGAGCTGCCCCCTGACCTGCCCAagccccccagcccagccccatccAGTGAGGACACTGCCCTTGCCCAGCCCCGCAAGAGGCGCCTGGCCTCCCTCAATGCGGAGGCCCTCAATAACCTGCTGCTGGAGCGGGAGGATGCCGGCAGCCTGGCCGGCACTCGTCGCAGTCGAGGGGGAGACCCTCACCGCAGTCGGGACCGTGACCGGGCCAGTGGGGGCTGGTCCTCTTCCAAGAAGCGGCCCCGGCTAGAGGACCTCGGAGGGGGAAGTCGGGACCTGTCCCCAGAGCCAGCACCTGAGGAGGGTGCTCGTCGAGATGGTGACCCAGCTCCCAAGAGACTGGCCAGCCTGAATGCAGCTGCCTTCCTAAAGCTGAGCCAGGAGCGGGAGCTACCCTTGAGGCCGCCTCGTGCCCACCCAGAAGCAGATGGGCGCTCCACAGAGCCACCAGCACTGAGGGTTCCGAGGCCAAAGTGGGCTAAAGTCAATGGCAAGAACTATCCCAAGGCCCGGCAGGGGCTTGGCTCTGGGGAGGCTGTAGGTCCACCCGGCTGGCAAAAGCACCCCGAGGAGCCATGGCCATCTGCCACCCCTCGTGGGCCGGCCAGCCAGCCACCTTACCAGCCCCTGAGCAAGGCTCTGGAGAGCCCCTTGGGGCTGcgcccccacctgcccctgctGATGGGTGGGCAGGCAGCCTTGAAGCCGGAGCCTGGGCGCCCAGGCGAGGAGTCACCTGCCCCCAAGCAGGAACTGCACCAGCCTTCTTTCCCTACACCCCAGCTGTCCCCCCTGCCGATGCCTGGCAACCCTGCCCACTACAGTGGCCTGTGTGGTAGGCCTGAGCTCCCTGCACTAGGCAGCTTCTACCTGTACTGCAGCCAAGATGGGCTGCAGTGTGGAGGCTACTCCCCCTGCCCCATGCTTCCTGAGGGCAAGTTGTCCCCAGTGGCTGCACCTAACGAGGGGCTCCTCTTGGCACCGAGCTCAGTGCCCGCGGGCACCCCTTTCCAACACCCTCCCTGGGGCTCTCGCTACTGCTTTAGCGAGGACACTGGAGTGAATGGCTACAGCATCTGTGAAATGTTGCCCCCGTCTCTTACCCATATTGGCACCACCTGTGGCGGCTGCCCCTACAAAATGCCTTTTGCAGCAG aAGGCTGCAGGTCCCTAGGCCAGCTGGAATTTCCTCTCCCGGAAGCCGGCCACCCTGCCtcacctgcccaccccctcctgggATGCCCTGTGCCCAGTGTGCCACCTGCAGCGGAGCCCGTCCCCCATCTTCAGACACCCACCTCGGAGCCCCAGACGGTAGCCCGTGCGTGCCCTCAGAGCGCCAAGCCTCCTAGCGGCTCCAAGTCAGGTCTGCGCACGGGCTCCAGCTGTAGGCACACTGCGAGAAGCAAGGCTGCCTGCAGGCCCAGCCACCCCAAGCAACCGCGCGTCCAGCGCCCACGTccacgccgccgccgccgccgccgcactAACGGCTGGGTTCCCGTTGGGGCTGCCTGTGAGAAGGCGGTCTATGTCTTG GATGAACCAGAACCAGCCATCCGAAAGAGCTACCAGGCAGTGGAGCGGCACGGAGAGACCATCCGGGTCCGGGACACTGTCCTCCTCAAGTCAGGCCCACGAAAGACATCCACACCTTATGTGGCCAAGATCTCTGCCCTCTGGGAGAACCCTGAATCAG GAGAGCTGATGATGAGCCTCTTGTGGTATTACAGACCAGAGCACTTACAGGGAGGCCGCAGTCCCAGCATGCACGAG CCTTTGCAGAATGAAGTCTTTGCATCGAGACATCAGGACCAGAACAGTGTGGCCTGCATCGAGGAGAAGTGCTACGTGCTGACCTTTGCTGAGTACTGCAG ATTCTGTGCCATGGCCAAGCGCCGAGGCGAGGGCCTCCCCAGCCGAAAGACAGCACTGGTGCCCCCCTCTGCGGACTACTCCACCCCGCCACACCGCACAGTGCCCGAGGACACGGACCCTGAGCTGGTGTTTCTTTGCCGCCATGTCTATGACTTCCGCCATGGCCGCATCCTCAAGAACCCTCAGTAG
- the BAHD1 gene encoding bromo adjacent homology domain-containing 1 protein isoform X3: MTHTRRKSLPMLSSGPTGRREPLQMEGSNMEQGAESVEAGMPESPGHLTGRRKNYPLRKRPLVPEKPKACKVLLTRLENVAGPRSADEADELPPDLPKPPSPAPSSEDTALAQPRKRRLASLNAEALNNLLLEREDAGSLAGTRRSRGGDPHRSRDRDRASGGWSSSKKRPRLEDLGGGSRDLSPEPAPEEGARRDGDPAPKRLASLNAAAFLKLSQERELPLRPPRAHPEADGRSTEPPALRVPRPKWAKVNGKNYPKARQGLGSGEAVGPPGWQKHPEEPWPSATPRGPASQPPYQPLSKALESPLGLRPHLPLLMGGQAALKPEPGRPGEESPAPKQELHQPSFPTPQLSPLPMPGNPAHYSGLCGRPELPALGSFYLYCSQDGLQCGGYSPCPMLPEGKLSPVAAPNEGLLLAPSSVPAGTPFQHPPWGSRYCFSEDTGVNGYSICEMLPPSLTHIGTTCGGCPYKMPFAAEGCRSLGQLEFPLPEAGHPASPAHPLLGCPVPSVPPAAEPVPHLQTPTSEPQTVARACPQSAKPPSGSKSGLRTGSSCRHTARSKAACRPSHPKQPRVQRPRPRRRRRRRTNGWVPVGAACEKAVYVLDEPEPAIRKSYQAVERHGETIRVRDTVLLKSGPRKTSTPYVAKISALWENPESGELMMSLLWYYRPEHLQGGRSPSMHENEVFASRHQDQNSVACIEEKCYVLTFAEYCRFCAMAKRRGEGLPSRKTALVPPSADYSTPPHRTVPEDTDPELVFLCRHVYDFRHGRILKNPQ; the protein is encoded by the exons ATGACACACACGCGGAGGAAGTCCCTTCCCATGCTGAGTTCGGGCCCCACTGGCCGCCGGGAGCCCCTGCAGATGGAAGGCAGCAATAtggagcagggggcagagagtgTGGAAGCAGGCATGCCCGAGAGCCCAGGGCACCTCACAGGGCGCCGCAAGAACTACCCACTTCGTAAGCGCCCATTAGTTCCTGAGAAGCCTAAGGCCTGCAAAGTGCTGTTGACCCGCCTGGAGAATGTGGCTGGTCCACGGAGTGCAGATGAGGCTGATGAGCTGCCCCCTGACCTGCCCAagccccccagcccagccccatccAGTGAGGACACTGCCCTTGCCCAGCCCCGCAAGAGGCGCCTGGCCTCCCTCAATGCGGAGGCCCTCAATAACCTGCTGCTGGAGCGGGAGGATGCCGGCAGCCTGGCCGGCACTCGTCGCAGTCGAGGGGGAGACCCTCACCGCAGTCGGGACCGTGACCGGGCCAGTGGGGGCTGGTCCTCTTCCAAGAAGCGGCCCCGGCTAGAGGACCTCGGAGGGGGAAGTCGGGACCTGTCCCCAGAGCCAGCACCTGAGGAGGGTGCTCGTCGAGATGGTGACCCAGCTCCCAAGAGACTGGCCAGCCTGAATGCAGCTGCCTTCCTAAAGCTGAGCCAGGAGCGGGAGCTACCCTTGAGGCCGCCTCGTGCCCACCCAGAAGCAGATGGGCGCTCCACAGAGCCACCAGCACTGAGGGTTCCGAGGCCAAAGTGGGCTAAAGTCAATGGCAAGAACTATCCCAAGGCCCGGCAGGGGCTTGGCTCTGGGGAGGCTGTAGGTCCACCCGGCTGGCAAAAGCACCCCGAGGAGCCATGGCCATCTGCCACCCCTCGTGGGCCGGCCAGCCAGCCACCTTACCAGCCCCTGAGCAAGGCTCTGGAGAGCCCCTTGGGGCTGcgcccccacctgcccctgctGATGGGTGGGCAGGCAGCCTTGAAGCCGGAGCCTGGGCGCCCAGGCGAGGAGTCACCTGCCCCCAAGCAGGAACTGCACCAGCCTTCTTTCCCTACACCCCAGCTGTCCCCCCTGCCGATGCCTGGCAACCCTGCCCACTACAGTGGCCTGTGTGGTAGGCCTGAGCTCCCTGCACTAGGCAGCTTCTACCTGTACTGCAGCCAAGATGGGCTGCAGTGTGGAGGCTACTCCCCCTGCCCCATGCTTCCTGAGGGCAAGTTGTCCCCAGTGGCTGCACCTAACGAGGGGCTCCTCTTGGCACCGAGCTCAGTGCCCGCGGGCACCCCTTTCCAACACCCTCCCTGGGGCTCTCGCTACTGCTTTAGCGAGGACACTGGAGTGAATGGCTACAGCATCTGTGAAATGTTGCCCCCGTCTCTTACCCATATTGGCACCACCTGTGGCGGCTGCCCCTACAAAATGCCTTTTGCAGCAG aAGGCTGCAGGTCCCTAGGCCAGCTGGAATTTCCTCTCCCGGAAGCCGGCCACCCTGCCtcacctgcccaccccctcctgggATGCCCTGTGCCCAGTGTGCCACCTGCAGCGGAGCCCGTCCCCCATCTTCAGACACCCACCTCGGAGCCCCAGACGGTAGCCCGTGCGTGCCCTCAGAGCGCCAAGCCTCCTAGCGGCTCCAAGTCAGGTCTGCGCACGGGCTCCAGCTGTAGGCACACTGCGAGAAGCAAGGCTGCCTGCAGGCCCAGCCACCCCAAGCAACCGCGCGTCCAGCGCCCACGTccacgccgccgccgccgccgccgcactAACGGCTGGGTTCCCGTTGGGGCTGCCTGTGAGAAGGCGGTCTATGTCTTG GATGAACCAGAACCAGCCATCCGAAAGAGCTACCAGGCAGTGGAGCGGCACGGAGAGACCATCCGGGTCCGGGACACTGTCCTCCTCAAGTCAGGCCCACGAAAGACATCCACACCTTATGTGGCCAAGATCTCTGCCCTCTGGGAGAACCCTGAATCAG GAGAGCTGATGATGAGCCTCTTGTGGTATTACAGACCAGAGCACTTACAGGGAGGCCGCAGTCCCAGCATGCACGAG AATGAAGTCTTTGCATCGAGACATCAGGACCAGAACAGTGTGGCCTGCATCGAGGAGAAGTGCTACGTGCTGACCTTTGCTGAGTACTGCAG ATTCTGTGCCATGGCCAAGCGCCGAGGCGAGGGCCTCCCCAGCCGAAAGACAGCACTGGTGCCCCCCTCTGCGGACTACTCCACCCCGCCACACCGCACAGTGCCCGAGGACACGGACCCTGAGCTGGTGTTTCTTTGCCGCCATGTCTATGACTTCCGCCATGGCCGCATCCTCAAGAACCCTCAGTAG
- the CHST14 gene encoding carbohydrate sulfotransferase 14 — MFPRPLTPLAAPNGAESLGRALRRAPLGRARAGLGGPPLLLPSMLMFAVIVASSGLLLMIERGILAEMKPLPLHPPNREGAAWRRALPRPGGLSLEAGDSDLQVRQDVRNRTLRAMCGQPGMPRDPWDLPVGQRRTLLRHILVSDRYRFLYCYVPKVACSNWKRVLKVLAGVLDSVDVRLKMDHRNDLVFLADLRPEEIRYRLQHYFKFLFVRDPLERLLSAYRNKFGEIREYQQRYGAEIVRRYRAGAGPSPAGDDVTFPEFLRYLVDEDPERMNEHWMPVYHLCQPCAVHYDFVGSYERLEADANQVLEWVRAPPHVRFPARQAWYRPASPESLHYHLCSAPRALLQDVLPKYILDFSLFAYPLPNVTREACHQ, encoded by the coding sequence ATGTTCCCCCGCCCGCTGACCCCGCTGGCGGCCCCAAATGGCGCCGAATCCCTGGGCCGGGCGCTGAGGCGGGCCCCACTGGGCAGGGCCCGGGCCGGGCTGGGGGGGCCGCCCCTGCTGCTGCCGTCCATGCTGATGTTCGCGGTGATCGTGGCCTCCAGCGGGCTGCTGCTCATGATCGAGCGGGGCATCCTGGCCGAGATGAAGCCCCTTCCCCTGCACCCTCCCAATCGCGAGGGCGCGGCCTGGCGCCGGGccctccccaggcctgggggGCTGTCCCTGGAGGCCGGGGACTCGGACTTGCAGGTGAGGCAGGACGTCCGGAACCGCACTTTGCGGGCAATGTGCGGACAACCAGGCATGCCCCGGGACCCTTGGGACTTGCCTGTGGGACAGCGGCGCACCCTACTGCGCCACATCCTCGTGAGTGACCGCTACCGCTTCCTCTACTGCTACGTCCCCAAGGTGGCCTGCTCTAACTGGAAGCGGGTGCTGAAGGTGCTGGCAGGCGTCCTGGACAGCGTGGATGTCCGCCTCAAGATGGACCACCGCAATGACCTGGTGTTCCTGGCAGACCTGCGGCCTGAGGAGATTCGCTACCGCCTACAACACTACTTCAAGTTTCTGTTTGTGCGGGACCCCTTGGAACGCCTTCTCTCTGCCTACCGCAACAAGTTTGGCGAAATCCGAGAGTACCAGCAGCGCTATGGGGCTGAGATCGTGAGGCGGTACAGGGCCGGAGCGGGACCCAGCCCTGCAGGGGACGACGTCACCTTCCCCGAGTTCCTAAGATACCTGGTGGACGAGGACCCTGAGCGGATGAATGAGCATTGGATGCCCGTGTACCACCTGTGCCAGCCTTGTGCCGTGCACTACGACTTTGTAGGCTCCTATGAGAGGCTGGAGGCTGATGCCAACCAGGTGCTGGAGTGGGTGCGGGCACCACCCCATGTCCGATTCCCGGCTCGCCAGGCCTGGTACCGGCCAGCCAGCCCTGAGAGCCTGCACTACCACCTGTGCAGTGCCCCACGGGCCCTCCTGCAGGATGTGCTTCCTAAGTATATCCTAGACTTCTCCCTCTTTGCCTACCCACTGCCTAATGTCACCAGGGAGGCCTGTCACCAGTGA
- the BAHD1 gene encoding bromo adjacent homology domain-containing 1 protein isoform X2, whose translation MTHTRRKSLPMLSSGPTGRREPLQMEGSNMEQGAESVEAGMPESPGHLTGRRKNYPLRKRPLVPEKPKACKVLLTRLENVAGPRSADEADELPPDLPKPPSPAPSSEDTALAQPRKRRLASLNAEALNNLLLEREDAGSLAGTRRSRGGDPHRSRDRDRASGGWSSSKKRPRLEDLGGGSRDLSPEPAPEEGARRDGDPAPKRLASLNAAAFLKLSQERELPLRPPRAHPEADGRSTEPPALRVPRPKWAKVNGKNYPKARQGLGSGEAVGPPGWQKHPEEPWPSATPRGPASQPPYQPLSKALESPLGLRPHLPLLMGGQAALKPEPGRPGEESPAPKQELHQPSFPTPQLSPLPMPGNPAHYSGLCGRPELPALGSFYLYCSQDGLQCGGYSPCPMLPEGKLSPVAAPNEGLLLAPSSVPAGTPFQHPPWGSRYCFSEDTGVNGYSICEMLPPSLTHIGTTCGGCPYKMPFAAGCRSLGQLEFPLPEAGHPASPAHPLLGCPVPSVPPAAEPVPHLQTPTSEPQTVARACPQSAKPPSGSKSGLRTGSSCRHTARSKAACRPSHPKQPRVQRPRPRRRRRRRTNGWVPVGAACEKAVYVLDEPEPAIRKSYQAVERHGETIRVRDTVLLKSGPRKTSTPYVAKISALWENPESGELMMSLLWYYRPEHLQGGRSPSMHEPLQNEVFASRHQDQNSVACIEEKCYVLTFAEYCRFCAMAKRRGEGLPSRKTALVPPSADYSTPPHRTVPEDTDPELVFLCRHVYDFRHGRILKNPQ comes from the exons ATGACACACACGCGGAGGAAGTCCCTTCCCATGCTGAGTTCGGGCCCCACTGGCCGCCGGGAGCCCCTGCAGATGGAAGGCAGCAATAtggagcagggggcagagagtgTGGAAGCAGGCATGCCCGAGAGCCCAGGGCACCTCACAGGGCGCCGCAAGAACTACCCACTTCGTAAGCGCCCATTAGTTCCTGAGAAGCCTAAGGCCTGCAAAGTGCTGTTGACCCGCCTGGAGAATGTGGCTGGTCCACGGAGTGCAGATGAGGCTGATGAGCTGCCCCCTGACCTGCCCAagccccccagcccagccccatccAGTGAGGACACTGCCCTTGCCCAGCCCCGCAAGAGGCGCCTGGCCTCCCTCAATGCGGAGGCCCTCAATAACCTGCTGCTGGAGCGGGAGGATGCCGGCAGCCTGGCCGGCACTCGTCGCAGTCGAGGGGGAGACCCTCACCGCAGTCGGGACCGTGACCGGGCCAGTGGGGGCTGGTCCTCTTCCAAGAAGCGGCCCCGGCTAGAGGACCTCGGAGGGGGAAGTCGGGACCTGTCCCCAGAGCCAGCACCTGAGGAGGGTGCTCGTCGAGATGGTGACCCAGCTCCCAAGAGACTGGCCAGCCTGAATGCAGCTGCCTTCCTAAAGCTGAGCCAGGAGCGGGAGCTACCCTTGAGGCCGCCTCGTGCCCACCCAGAAGCAGATGGGCGCTCCACAGAGCCACCAGCACTGAGGGTTCCGAGGCCAAAGTGGGCTAAAGTCAATGGCAAGAACTATCCCAAGGCCCGGCAGGGGCTTGGCTCTGGGGAGGCTGTAGGTCCACCCGGCTGGCAAAAGCACCCCGAGGAGCCATGGCCATCTGCCACCCCTCGTGGGCCGGCCAGCCAGCCACCTTACCAGCCCCTGAGCAAGGCTCTGGAGAGCCCCTTGGGGCTGcgcccccacctgcccctgctGATGGGTGGGCAGGCAGCCTTGAAGCCGGAGCCTGGGCGCCCAGGCGAGGAGTCACCTGCCCCCAAGCAGGAACTGCACCAGCCTTCTTTCCCTACACCCCAGCTGTCCCCCCTGCCGATGCCTGGCAACCCTGCCCACTACAGTGGCCTGTGTGGTAGGCCTGAGCTCCCTGCACTAGGCAGCTTCTACCTGTACTGCAGCCAAGATGGGCTGCAGTGTGGAGGCTACTCCCCCTGCCCCATGCTTCCTGAGGGCAAGTTGTCCCCAGTGGCTGCACCTAACGAGGGGCTCCTCTTGGCACCGAGCTCAGTGCCCGCGGGCACCCCTTTCCAACACCCTCCCTGGGGCTCTCGCTACTGCTTTAGCGAGGACACTGGAGTGAATGGCTACAGCATCTGTGAAATGTTGCCCCCGTCTCTTACCCATATTGGCACCACCTGTGGCGGCTGCCCCTACAAAATGCCTTTTGCAGCAG GCTGCAGGTCCCTAGGCCAGCTGGAATTTCCTCTCCCGGAAGCCGGCCACCCTGCCtcacctgcccaccccctcctgggATGCCCTGTGCCCAGTGTGCCACCTGCAGCGGAGCCCGTCCCCCATCTTCAGACACCCACCTCGGAGCCCCAGACGGTAGCCCGTGCGTGCCCTCAGAGCGCCAAGCCTCCTAGCGGCTCCAAGTCAGGTCTGCGCACGGGCTCCAGCTGTAGGCACACTGCGAGAAGCAAGGCTGCCTGCAGGCCCAGCCACCCCAAGCAACCGCGCGTCCAGCGCCCACGTccacgccgccgccgccgccgccgcactAACGGCTGGGTTCCCGTTGGGGCTGCCTGTGAGAAGGCGGTCTATGTCTTG GATGAACCAGAACCAGCCATCCGAAAGAGCTACCAGGCAGTGGAGCGGCACGGAGAGACCATCCGGGTCCGGGACACTGTCCTCCTCAAGTCAGGCCCACGAAAGACATCCACACCTTATGTGGCCAAGATCTCTGCCCTCTGGGAGAACCCTGAATCAG GAGAGCTGATGATGAGCCTCTTGTGGTATTACAGACCAGAGCACTTACAGGGAGGCCGCAGTCCCAGCATGCACGAG CCTTTGCAGAATGAAGTCTTTGCATCGAGACATCAGGACCAGAACAGTGTGGCCTGCATCGAGGAGAAGTGCTACGTGCTGACCTTTGCTGAGTACTGCAG ATTCTGTGCCATGGCCAAGCGCCGAGGCGAGGGCCTCCCCAGCCGAAAGACAGCACTGGTGCCCCCCTCTGCGGACTACTCCACCCCGCCACACCGCACAGTGCCCGAGGACACGGACCCTGAGCTGGTGTTTCTTTGCCGCCATGTCTATGACTTCCGCCATGGCCGCATCCTCAAGAACCCTCAGTAG